The genomic interval CTTCGATATATTTTGGCGATAAAGTCTTACCCCTAAAGTTGTACCGAAGGGCTTAATGGATTGAATAATATGCAGAATTTCCAACCCAAAGCGCATTTTATTTTTGTTTTAAGTTTTCCACAATTAAACTAATTTTACTTTATTTTGGCAAGCATTGTCAATAATATGTACACAATAACTATATCATATATACATCTTTGGCAAGCATTGTCATATAAAAATACAAAAAATGGCCTAAATTGGCCATTTTATAAATATATTTCAATTTAACCTACTGATAACCAATGGTCCGTAATAATTTCTCGCCAAATTCTGTAGCGTCCGTATGAAACTTGGCAGTGACTAAATTACCATCAATTTGTACCGGCATTCCGCTATACTCTGCTCCGCGGCAAACTAGTCTTTCAGTTTGAGAGATGTGGCCGGTAACCTTACGACCGAGTAAAATTCCCGCGTTAGCCAAAATAGTTGGGGTAATGCAAATTGCTCCGATAATTTTATGTTGGGCATCAAATTCGCGCGACAACTTCCAAACTTGCTCGTCGTGAAAAAAATCACCAGCTCCGCCCCCACCGACAAAGATAATAGCGTCGTATTTTTCAGGGTCAATATCAATAATTTTTAAGTTGGCGAAAATTTTA from Candidatus Buchananbacteria bacterium CG10_big_fil_rev_8_21_14_0_10_42_9 carries:
- a CDS encoding DJ-1 family protein, with protein sequence MAKAVFIVSSQDFRDEELFKPKSILERGKIKVDVATPDGKEAHGKKGAKIFANLKIIDIDPEKYDAIIFVGGGGAGDFFHDEQVWKLSREFDAQHKIIGAICITPTILANAGILLGRKVTGHISQTERLVCRGAEYSGMPVQIDGNLVTAKFHTDATEFGEKLLRTIGYQ